From a region of the Alnus glutinosa chromosome 1, dhAlnGlut1.1, whole genome shotgun sequence genome:
- the LOC133860801 gene encoding uncharacterized mitochondrial protein AtMg00820-like, which produces MQARSKNHVFKPKTLSNGLICYPLPKALIATTGSADVEPTSYSTTSKHPAWRNAMNLEFDALLRNGTWTLIPPTSDMNIVGCKWVFRLKRKADGSIDRHKARLVDKGFHQQPGVDFEETFSPVVKPTTICLALSLATSADWPIR; this is translated from the coding sequence ATGCAGGCTCGTTCCAAGAACCACGTCTTCAAGCCCAAGACGCTCTCCAATGGTCTCATCTGCTATCCTCTTCCTAAAGCACTCATTGCCACCACAGGTTCAGCAGATGTAGAACCAACCTCCTACTCTACAACTTCCAAGCACCCAGCTTGGCGTAATGCCATGAATCTTGAGTTTGATGCCCTTCTCCGCAACGGCACTTGGACTCTCATTCCTCCCACCTCTGACATGAACATtgttggctgcaaatgggtgTTCCGCCTCAAACGCAAAGCTGATGGCTCCATTGATCGTCATAAGGCCCGTCTTGTAGACAAAGGATTCCACCAACAACCCGGTGTCGACTTTGAAGAAACTTTCAGTCCCGTTGTCAAGCCTACTACCATTTGCCTAGCTCTCTCCCTTGCAACTTCTGCCGACTGGCCCATCCGCTAG
- the LOC133860811 gene encoding putative B3 domain-containing protein Os03g0621600, translating to MAPNKPRTRRTRVVSNRSYELRPSSCMAGRRPSHFFKIILPSTIHDKKLRIPEKFVREFGDELSDVATLTVPNDHIWQVGLEKANKEIWFHDGWQDFMESHSIHYGYLLVFRYEGNSKFHVLVFDNTATEIEYPRSKDCKLEDEVDVVELSDDAKKSRHDKLKENEMSETVDRGRYVRERFSPTAEGRLKMSSRRERAIQAARKLKPKRPSFMAILRPHHMRQRTLYVPAGFAKMYLTGHRLVKLQTCDGKQWHARCSDRGIGSSFWAKSIGWAQFCRDNNLQVGDVCVFELLKRKPVVLKVSIRESELVVREQSSFEAFPPLYHLTIAIRVFFFLTMAPNKSRTRRTRVPPNRSYERRPSSCMAGRRPSHFFKIILPSTIHDKKLRIPEKFVREFGHELSGVATLTVPYDHIWQVGLEKGNKEIWFHDGWQDFMESHCIHYGYFLVFRYEGNSKFHVLVFDNTATEIQYTWSKNCKLEDEVDIMELDDVKKTTHDHKLKENEMSDEEDRGTYVRERFSGRSSKGRLMMSRRTEGAIQAARMLKPKRPSFMGILRPYHARGHRCNLYVPSGFAKKYVIGHQFVELKNCDGKQWRVRCGDHRGNSSSAKNIGWAPFCRDNNLEEGDVCVFELLKRKPVVLNVSIFHSADYVSGVCPLVSMACKHGS from the exons ATGGCACCGAATAAACCAAGGACTCGCCGGACTAGAGTGGTGTCCAACCGGAGCTATGAGCTCCGGCCGTCAAGTTGTATGGCGGGAAGGAGACCCTCCCACTTCTTCAAGATCATACTCCCCTCTACCATTCACGACAAGAAACTG AGGATCCCTGAAAAGTTTGTAAGGGAATTTGGGGATGAACTATCTGATGTTGCTACACTCACCGTTCCCAATGATCATATTTGGCAAGTGGGATTGGAGAAAGCCAACAAGGAGATTTGGTTTCATGATGGTTGGCAGGATTTTATGGAATCCCATTCTATTCATTACGGCTACCTTTTAGTCTTCAGGTATGAAGGAAATTCAAAATTCCATGTTCTTGTATTTGATAATACTGCAACTGAGATTGAGTATCCACGGAGCAAGGATTGTAAATTGGAAGATGAGGTGGACGTGGTGGAATTATCAGATGATGCAAAAAAATCAAGGCATGACaagttgaaagaaaatgaaatgtcTGAAACAGTAGATAGAGGAAGATACGTTAGGGAAAGATTTTCTCCAACTGCAGAAGGAAGACTAAAGATGTCCAgcagaagagagagagcgatCCAAGCAGCCAGAAAGTTGAAGCCTAAAAGACCTTCGTTCATGGCAATCTTGCGCCCACATCATATGCGTCAACGAACTTTG TATGTGCCTGCTGGATTTGCTAAAATGTATCTTACTGGGCATCGGCTTGTCAAACTTCAGACTTGTGACGGAAAACAATGGCATGCCCGGTGCTCCGACCGTGGCATTGGTAGTTCATTTTGGGCAAAGAGCATAGGGTGGGCTCAGTTTTGCAGAGACAATAACTTACAAGTAGGAGATGTGTGTGTCTTTGAGCTCCTCAAGAGGAAGCCTGTTGTGCTTAAGGTCtcaattaggg AATCGGAGCTGGTCGTGAGGGAGCAGAGTAGCTTCGAGGCATTTCCACCGCTGTATCATTTAACCATCGcgataagagtttttttttttttaactatggCACCGAATAAATCAAGGACTCGCCGGACAAGAGTGCCGCCCAACCGGAGCTATGAGCGCCGGCCGTCAAGTTGTATGGCGGGTAGGAGACCCTCGCACTTCTTCAAGATTATACTCCCCTCTACCATTCACGACAAGAAACTG AGGATCCCTGAAAAGTTTGTGAGGGAATTTGGACATGAACTGTCTGGTGTTGCTACACTCACTGTTCCCTATGATCATATTTGGCAAGTGGGATTGGAGAAAGGCAACAAGGAGATTTGGTTTCATGATGGTTGGCAGGATTTTATGGAATCTCATTGCATTCATTACGGCTACTTTTTAGTCTTCAGATATGAAGGAAATTCAAAATTCCATGTTCTTGTATTTGATAATACTGCAACTGAGATTCAGTATACATGGAGCAAGAACTGTAAATTGGAAGATGAGGTGGACATAATGGAATTAGATGATGTAAAAAAAACAACGCATGATCACaagttgaaagaaaatgaaatgtcCGATGAAGAAGATAGAGGAACGTATGTTAGGGAGAGATTTTCTGGGAGATCTTCAAAAGGGAGACTCATGATGTCCAGGAGAACAGAGGGAGCGATACAGGCAGCCAGAATGTTGAAGCCTAAAAGACCTTCGTTCATGGGCATCTTGCGCCCATATCATGCACGTGGACACCGTTGTAATTTG TATGTGCCTTCTGGATTTGCTAAAAAGTATGTTATTGGGCATCAATTTGTGGAACTTAAGAACTGTGATGGAAAACAATGGCGTGTCCGGTGCGGTGACCATCGTGGTAATTCAAGTTCAGCAAAGAATATAGGGTGGGCTCCGTTTTGCAGAGACAATAACTTAGAAGAAGGAGATGTGTGTGTCTTTGAGCTGCTCAAGAGGAAGCCTGTTGTGCTTAACGTCTCAATATTTCACTCGGCTGACTATGTCAGTGGTGTTTGTCCACTGGTATCAATGGCTTGTAAACATGGTTCCTGA
- the LOC133853583 gene encoding B3 domain-containing protein At4g01580-like, whose protein sequence is MAAIKSRTRRSRVVSNRSYDHRPSSCMAGRRPSHFFKIILPSTIHDKKLRIPEKFVREFGDELSDVATLTVPNNGHFWQVGLEKANKEIWFHDGWQDFMESHCIHYGYFLVFRYEGNSKFHVLVFDNTATEIQYPRSKDCKLEDEVDVMESDDAKKSRHYKLKENEMSEAVDRGRYVRERFSVTSAKGRLKMSSGRERAIRAARKLKPKRPSFMVILRPHNIRHRTLYVPSGFAKMYLTGRQLIKLQTSDGKQWRARCHDHSLSSSGKNIGKGWIEFCRDNNLGEGDVCVFELIKRKTVVLNVSIFHLAH, encoded by the exons ATGGCAGCAATTAAATCGAGGACTCGCCGGTCTAGAGTGGTGTCCAACCGGAGCTATGATCACCGGCCGTCAAGTTGTATGGCGGGTAGGAGACCCTCGCACTTCTTCAAGATCATACTCCCCTCTACCATTCACGACAAGAAACTG AGGATTCCTGAAAAGTTTGTAAGGGAATTTGGGGATGAACTGTCTGATGTTGCTACACTCACTGTTCCCAATAATGGTCATTTTTGGCAAGTGGGATTGGAGAAAGCCAACAAGGAGATTTGGTTTCATGATGGTTGGCAGGATTTTATGGAATCCCATTGCATTCATTACGGCTACTTTTTAGTATTCAGATATGAAGGAAATTCAAAATTCCATGTTCTTGTATTTGATAATACTGCAACTGAGATTCAGTATCCACGGAGCAAGGATTGTAAATTGGAAGATGAGGTGGACGTAATGGAATCAGATGATGCAAAAAAATCAAGGCATTACaagttgaaagaaaatgaaatgtcTGAAGCAGTGGATCGAGGAAGATACGTTAGGGAAAGATTTTCTGTGACATCTGCAAAAGGAAGACTGAAGATGTCCAGCGGAAGAGAGAGAGCGATCCGAGCAGCCAGAAAGTTGAAGCCTAAAAGACCTTCGTTCATGGTCATCTTGCGCCCACATAATATACGTCATCGAACTTTG TATGTGCCTTCTGGATTTGCTAAAATGTATCTTACTGGGCGTCAGCTTATCAAGCTTCAGACCTCTGATGGGAAACAATGGCGTGCACGGTGCCATGACCATAGTCTTTCAAGTTCAGGAAAGAATATAGGGAAGGGATGGATCGAGTTTTGCAGGGACAATAATTTAGGGGAAGGAGATGTTTGTGTCTTTGAGCTGATCAAGAGAAAGACTGTTGTACTTAACGTCTCAATATTTCACTTGGCTCACTAA